One genomic segment of Panicum virgatum strain AP13 chromosome 2N, P.virgatum_v5, whole genome shotgun sequence includes these proteins:
- the LOC120660723 gene encoding glutamate receptor 2.4-like isoform X3, whose product MLVLCMYIRAPKVVGEVSYRPCKERRKIMVVGGNIIISLLVLLSSWLLFAGHDQPAGLLGRAQRPDAAAAASSVVHVGALLDLGSVGGRASRASISLALEDFYASQPPGSGATVALHVADCKDDEITAASTAIDLLKDFKVQAIIGPKTSMQARFTIGIGNKTNVPILSYSATSPYLSANQSKYFVRTALDDASQVPAIASLIQYFNWRQVVLIYEDSDFGRGIVPYLVDALQDADAHIPYRSIIPSVPTDDQIKVELNKLKTMQARVFVVHMSPNIAARLFVLAHDAEMLAYGYAWIITDSVGNMFSTLDENIINSMQGVLGVRPYVPQSDKLLAFPALFLSRYRQQNQAMPDPASPNIFHLWAYDTAWAIATALRKAGPLTLGLKLPSLQNSNNSNDLSMLGVSQDGPGLIDSIRTTRFQGISGEFILVDGQRQGSVFEIFNVIGNSYQSIGFWTPNLGITKKLITSSDASDNVGLNIVIWPGGSAQPPKGWEWPVAGKKMKIAVPVKPAPNPFVNVKKNLATGKFYVTGYCIDIFEAVVQEMPYAVPYEYVPVVDPNIATNLTISYSEICHQVSLKMVVPLKERWSTSLWVFLKPIEPILWVAFLAVFVFTGFVIWLVEHKENRDFGGSAGKQLVNIAYFSFQALLAVPKDPKLKKWLSKFALINLVLLVWLLEKLYSASLTSMVTARQLQPTVVDLNQLISNGDYIGYQGGSFVKDFLKSRKVEEHKLRNYRTTDQYAEALMKGSWNGGVAAVFDEIPYLKLFMSKYCRNHSIVGRVYKTGGFGFVFPKGSPLVADVSRAILTVTEGDKIMDIERKWFGGDLVCNSQANAIESASVVTWSSLRGVFFITIGLWAIVGIIYAALWFRLRQEEEQVQEAVAELAIEHVHVNGDDSIIWHISRDSHLVIQLRGNPSPSGDGGPEEGAARPEAGHDDVEPPPDVQNLGGPEEQVQAVELPLLPADAASGNVAPLRTAINETEAAENSGRLLLPK is encoded by the exons ATGCTAGTGCTTTGTATGTATATAAGGGCACCAAAGGTCGTCGGAGAAGTATCATATCGTCCATGCAAGGAACGAAGAAAGATCATGGTGGTTGGTGGGAACATTATCATCTCCCTCCTCGTGTTGCTGTCCTCTTGGCTCCTCTTCGCCGGCCACGATCAGCCTGCTGGGCTGCTGGGGCGGGCTCAGCggccggacgcggcggcggcggcgtcgagcgtcGTGCATGTCGGAGCGCTGCTGGACCTCGGGTCTGTCGGTGGGAGGGCGTCGCGGGCGTCCATCTCGCTCGCGCTGGAGGATTTCTACGCCTCGCAGCCACCGGGCTCCGGCGCCACGGTGGCGCTGCACGTCGCGGACTGCAAGGACGACGAGATCACAGCCGCTTCGACAG CAATAGACCTCCTGAAGGACTTCAAGGTGCAAGCCATCATTGGGCCAAAGACGTCAATGCAGGCGAGGTTCACCATTGGTATCGGCAATAAGACGAATGTACCCATCTTGTCTTATTCAGCCACTAGTCCCTACTTGTCAGCTAACCAGTCCAAGTATTTTGTTCGCACTGCCCTGGATGATGCCTCTCAAGTTCCTGCAATAGCTTCTCTGATCCAATACTTCAACTGGCGCCAAGTCGTACTTATCTATGAGGACTCTGACTTTGGTAGAGGCATTGTACCCTATCTTGTGGATGCTCTCCAAGACGCTGACGCACACATCCCATACCGAAGCATCATCCCTTCTGTTCCTACTGATGATCAGATAAAGGTGGAGCTTAACAagctaaagactatgcaagcaCGAGTTTTTGTCGTGCATATGTCACCCAACATTGCAGCACGCCTCTTTGTCCTTGCCCATGATGCTGAGATGCTTGCTTATGGTTATGCTTGGATTATAACTGACAGTGTTGGCAACATGTTTAGCACCCTTGATGAAAACATAATCAATTCAATGCAGGGTGTTCTTGGTGTGAGGCCTTACGTTCCACAATCGGACAAGCTCCTCGCATTCCCTGCTCTATTTCTTTCACGGTACAGACAACAGAACCAAGCAATGCCTGACCCAGCAAGtccaaatattttccatctGTGGGCATATGACACAGCATGGGCAATCGCAACGGCCCTAAGGAAGGCTGGACCCCTTACATTGGGCTTGAAATTGCCATCATTGCAGAACAGCAACAACTCGAATGATCTGAGTATGCTTGGTGTATCACAAGATGGGCCGGGACTTATTGATTCCATCCGGACCACCAGGTTCCAAGGCATATCAGGTGAATTTATTCTAGTAGATGGCCAGAGGCAGGGATCAGTATTTGAGATATTTAATGTGATTGGTAATTCATATCAAAGTATTGGGTTCTGGACACCTAATCTTGGTATAACCAAGAAACTGATTACCTCTTCTGATGCAAGTGATAATGTTGGACTGAACATAGTGATTTGGCCTGGTGGTTCAGCACAACCTCCCAAAGGTTGGGAGTGGCCAGTGGCTGGAAAGAAGATGAAGATTGCTGTGCCAGTAAAGCCTGCTCCTAACCCATTCGTGAATGTTAAGAAGAATTTGGCTACTGGGAAATTCTATGTGACTGGATATTGTATAGATATCTTTGAAGCTGTTGTGCAGGAGATGCCGTACGCTGTCCCCTATGAGTATGTTCCTGTTGTGGACCCTAACATAGCCACCAACTTGACGATATCGTACAGTGAGATATGTCACCAGGTTTCCTTGAAG ATGGTTGTTCCCTTGAAGGAGCGCTGGAGCACGAGCTTGTGGGTTTTTCTGAAGCCTATCGAACCAATCCTATGGGTGGCCTTCTTGGCTGTTTTTGTGTTCACAGGTTTTGTCATATGGCTTGTTGAGCACAAGGAAAACAGAGATTTTGGTGGCAGTGCTGGGAAGCAGCTTGTCAACATTGCTTATTTCAGCTTTCAAGCACTTCTTGCTGTTCCAAAAG ACCCAAAACTGAAGAAATGGTTATCAAAATTTGCACTAATAAACTTGGTGTTGCTGGTTTGGTTGTTGGAGAAACTCTATAGTGCAAGCTTGACCTCCATGGTGACTGCACGACAACTCCAACCAACGGTTGTTGACTTGAATCAACTTATTAGTAATGGAGATTATATTGGTTACCAGGGTGGTTCTTTTGTCAAGGATTTCCTGAAGAGCCGTAAAGTGGAGGAGCACAAACTTAGAAATTACAGAACTACAGATCAGTATGCTGAGGCTTTGATGAAAGGGAGTTGGAATGGTGGTGTTGCAGCAGTATTTGACGAGATTCCATACCTCAAGCTATTTATGTCCAAATACTGTAGGAACCACAGTATTGTTGGTCGTGTTTACAAGACTGGTGGATTTGGCTTT GTCTTCCCCAAGGGCTCTCCGCTCGTTGCCGATGTGTCAAGGGCCATACTGACGGTGACGGAAGGAGACAAGATTATGGACATTGAGAGGAAGTGGTTCGGAGGGGACTTGGTCTGCAACAGCCAGGCGAACGCCATTGAGTCAGCCTCTGTTGTTACCTGGAGCAGTTTAAGAGGAGTGTTCTTCATAACCATTGGTCTATGGGCAATTGTGGGGATCATCTACGCAGCATTGTGGTTCCGACTGAGGCAAGAAGAAGAGCAAGTCCAAGAAGCAGTCGCTGAACTTGCTATTGAGCATGTCCATGTCAACGGAGACGATAGTATCATTTGGCACATCAGCAGAGATAGCCATCTGGTTATTCAGTTGCGTGGTAATCCTTCACCATCTGGAGATGGAGGACCTGAAGAGGGTGCGGCACGGCCAGAAGCAGGACATGACGACGTAGAGCCACCACCGGATGTCCAAAATCTTGGAGGACCAGAGGAGCAGGTGCAGGCTGTGGAGCTCCCATTGCTCCCTGCTGACGCTGCATCAGGAAATGTTGCGCCATTGCGCACCGCGATCAACGAAACTGAAGCTGCAGAAAACAGTGGACGGCTTTTGCTgccgaaatga
- the LOC120660723 gene encoding glutamate receptor 2.4-like isoform X2, giving the protein MLVLCMYIRAPKVVGEVSYRPCKERRKIMVVGGNIIISLLVLLSSWLLFAGHDQPAGLLGRAQRPDAAAAASSVVHVGALLDLGSVGGRASRASISLALEDFYASQPPGSGATVALHVADCKDDEITAASTAIDLLKDFKVQAIIGPKTSMQARFTIGIGNKTNVPILSYSATSPYLSANQSKYFVRTALDDASQVPAIASLIQYFNWRQVVLIYEDSDFGRGIVPYLVDALQDADAHIPYRSIIPSVPTDDQIKVELNKLKTMQARVFVVHMSPNIAARLFVLAHDAEMLAYGYAWIITDSVGNMFSTLDENIINSMQGVLGVRPYVPQSDKLLAFPALFLSRYRQQNQAMPDPASPNIFHLWAYDTAWAIATALRKAGPLTLGLKLPSLQNSNNSNDLSMLGVSQDGPGLIDSIRTTRFQGISGEFILVDGQRQGSVFEIFNVIGNSYQSIGFWTPNLGITKKLITSSDASDNVGLNIVIWPGGSAQPPKGWEWPVAGKKMKIAVPVKPAPNPFVNVKKNLATGKFYVTGYCIDIFEAVVQEMPYAVPYEYVPVVDPNIATNLTISYSEICHQVSLKKYDAMVGDTTIIINRSSYVDFTLPYTESGVQMVVPLKERWSTSLWVFLKPIEPILWVAFLAVFVFTGFVIWLVEHKENRDFGGSAGKQLVNIAYFSFQALLAVPKDPKLKKWLSKFALINLVLLVWLLEKLYSASLTSMGGSFVKDFLKSRKVEEHKLRNYRTTDQYAEALMKGSWNGGVAAVFDEIPYLKLFMSKYCRNHSIVGRVYKTGGFGFVFPKGSPLVADVSRAILTVTEGDKIMDIERKWFGGDLVCNSQANAIESASVVTWSSLRGVFFITIGLWAIVGIIYAALWFRLRQEEEQVQEAVAELAIEHVHVNGDDSIIWHISRDSHLVIQLRGNPSPSGDGGPEEGAARPEAGHDDVEPPPDVQNLGGPEEQVQAVELPLLPADAASGNVAPLRTAINETEAAENSGRLLLPK; this is encoded by the exons ATGCTAGTGCTTTGTATGTATATAAGGGCACCAAAGGTCGTCGGAGAAGTATCATATCGTCCATGCAAGGAACGAAGAAAGATCATGGTGGTTGGTGGGAACATTATCATCTCCCTCCTCGTGTTGCTGTCCTCTTGGCTCCTCTTCGCCGGCCACGATCAGCCTGCTGGGCTGCTGGGGCGGGCTCAGCggccggacgcggcggcggcggcgtcgagcgtcGTGCATGTCGGAGCGCTGCTGGACCTCGGGTCTGTCGGTGGGAGGGCGTCGCGGGCGTCCATCTCGCTCGCGCTGGAGGATTTCTACGCCTCGCAGCCACCGGGCTCCGGCGCCACGGTGGCGCTGCACGTCGCGGACTGCAAGGACGACGAGATCACAGCCGCTTCGACAG CAATAGACCTCCTGAAGGACTTCAAGGTGCAAGCCATCATTGGGCCAAAGACGTCAATGCAGGCGAGGTTCACCATTGGTATCGGCAATAAGACGAATGTACCCATCTTGTCTTATTCAGCCACTAGTCCCTACTTGTCAGCTAACCAGTCCAAGTATTTTGTTCGCACTGCCCTGGATGATGCCTCTCAAGTTCCTGCAATAGCTTCTCTGATCCAATACTTCAACTGGCGCCAAGTCGTACTTATCTATGAGGACTCTGACTTTGGTAGAGGCATTGTACCCTATCTTGTGGATGCTCTCCAAGACGCTGACGCACACATCCCATACCGAAGCATCATCCCTTCTGTTCCTACTGATGATCAGATAAAGGTGGAGCTTAACAagctaaagactatgcaagcaCGAGTTTTTGTCGTGCATATGTCACCCAACATTGCAGCACGCCTCTTTGTCCTTGCCCATGATGCTGAGATGCTTGCTTATGGTTATGCTTGGATTATAACTGACAGTGTTGGCAACATGTTTAGCACCCTTGATGAAAACATAATCAATTCAATGCAGGGTGTTCTTGGTGTGAGGCCTTACGTTCCACAATCGGACAAGCTCCTCGCATTCCCTGCTCTATTTCTTTCACGGTACAGACAACAGAACCAAGCAATGCCTGACCCAGCAAGtccaaatattttccatctGTGGGCATATGACACAGCATGGGCAATCGCAACGGCCCTAAGGAAGGCTGGACCCCTTACATTGGGCTTGAAATTGCCATCATTGCAGAACAGCAACAACTCGAATGATCTGAGTATGCTTGGTGTATCACAAGATGGGCCGGGACTTATTGATTCCATCCGGACCACCAGGTTCCAAGGCATATCAGGTGAATTTATTCTAGTAGATGGCCAGAGGCAGGGATCAGTATTTGAGATATTTAATGTGATTGGTAATTCATATCAAAGTATTGGGTTCTGGACACCTAATCTTGGTATAACCAAGAAACTGATTACCTCTTCTGATGCAAGTGATAATGTTGGACTGAACATAGTGATTTGGCCTGGTGGTTCAGCACAACCTCCCAAAGGTTGGGAGTGGCCAGTGGCTGGAAAGAAGATGAAGATTGCTGTGCCAGTAAAGCCTGCTCCTAACCCATTCGTGAATGTTAAGAAGAATTTGGCTACTGGGAAATTCTATGTGACTGGATATTGTATAGATATCTTTGAAGCTGTTGTGCAGGAGATGCCGTACGCTGTCCCCTATGAGTATGTTCCTGTTGTGGACCCTAACATAGCCACCAACTTGACGATATCGTACAGTGAGATATGTCACCAGGTTTCCTTGAAG AAATATGACGCGATGGTTGGGGACACCACAATAATCATTAATCGTTCCTCGTACGTGGACTTTACATTACCTTACACTGAATCGGGAGTGCAGATGGTTGTTCCCTTGAAGGAGCGCTGGAGCACGAGCTTGTGGGTTTTTCTGAAGCCTATCGAACCAATCCTATGGGTGGCCTTCTTGGCTGTTTTTGTGTTCACAGGTTTTGTCATATGGCTTGTTGAGCACAAGGAAAACAGAGATTTTGGTGGCAGTGCTGGGAAGCAGCTTGTCAACATTGCTTATTTCAGCTTTCAAGCACTTCTTGCTGTTCCAAAAG ACCCAAAACTGAAGAAATGGTTATCAAAATTTGCACTAATAAACTTGGTGTTGCTGGTTTGGTTGTTGGAGAAACTCTATAGTGCAAGCTTGACCTCCATG GGTGGTTCTTTTGTCAAGGATTTCCTGAAGAGCCGTAAAGTGGAGGAGCACAAACTTAGAAATTACAGAACTACAGATCAGTATGCTGAGGCTTTGATGAAAGGGAGTTGGAATGGTGGTGTTGCAGCAGTATTTGACGAGATTCCATACCTCAAGCTATTTATGTCCAAATACTGTAGGAACCACAGTATTGTTGGTCGTGTTTACAAGACTGGTGGATTTGGCTTT GTCTTCCCCAAGGGCTCTCCGCTCGTTGCCGATGTGTCAAGGGCCATACTGACGGTGACGGAAGGAGACAAGATTATGGACATTGAGAGGAAGTGGTTCGGAGGGGACTTGGTCTGCAACAGCCAGGCGAACGCCATTGAGTCAGCCTCTGTTGTTACCTGGAGCAGTTTAAGAGGAGTGTTCTTCATAACCATTGGTCTATGGGCAATTGTGGGGATCATCTACGCAGCATTGTGGTTCCGACTGAGGCAAGAAGAAGAGCAAGTCCAAGAAGCAGTCGCTGAACTTGCTATTGAGCATGTCCATGTCAACGGAGACGATAGTATCATTTGGCACATCAGCAGAGATAGCCATCTGGTTATTCAGTTGCGTGGTAATCCTTCACCATCTGGAGATGGAGGACCTGAAGAGGGTGCGGCACGGCCAGAAGCAGGACATGACGACGTAGAGCCACCACCGGATGTCCAAAATCTTGGAGGACCAGAGGAGCAGGTGCAGGCTGTGGAGCTCCCATTGCTCCCTGCTGACGCTGCATCAGGAAATGTTGCGCCATTGCGCACCGCGATCAACGAAACTGAAGCTGCAGAAAACAGTGGACGGCTTTTGCTgccgaaatga
- the LOC120660723 gene encoding glutamate receptor 2.4-like isoform X1, which yields MLVLCMYIRAPKVVGEVSYRPCKERRKIMVVGGNIIISLLVLLSSWLLFAGHDQPAGLLGRAQRPDAAAAASSVVHVGALLDLGSVGGRASRASISLALEDFYASQPPGSGATVALHVADCKDDEITAASTAIDLLKDFKVQAIIGPKTSMQARFTIGIGNKTNVPILSYSATSPYLSANQSKYFVRTALDDASQVPAIASLIQYFNWRQVVLIYEDSDFGRGIVPYLVDALQDADAHIPYRSIIPSVPTDDQIKVELNKLKTMQARVFVVHMSPNIAARLFVLAHDAEMLAYGYAWIITDSVGNMFSTLDENIINSMQGVLGVRPYVPQSDKLLAFPALFLSRYRQQNQAMPDPASPNIFHLWAYDTAWAIATALRKAGPLTLGLKLPSLQNSNNSNDLSMLGVSQDGPGLIDSIRTTRFQGISGEFILVDGQRQGSVFEIFNVIGNSYQSIGFWTPNLGITKKLITSSDASDNVGLNIVIWPGGSAQPPKGWEWPVAGKKMKIAVPVKPAPNPFVNVKKNLATGKFYVTGYCIDIFEAVVQEMPYAVPYEYVPVVDPNIATNLTISYSEICHQVSLKKYDAMVGDTTIIINRSSYVDFTLPYTESGVQMVVPLKERWSTSLWVFLKPIEPILWVAFLAVFVFTGFVIWLVEHKENRDFGGSAGKQLVNIAYFSFQALLAVPKDPKLKKWLSKFALINLVLLVWLLEKLYSASLTSMVTARQLQPTVVDLNQLISNGDYIGYQGGSFVKDFLKSRKVEEHKLRNYRTTDQYAEALMKGSWNGGVAAVFDEIPYLKLFMSKYCRNHSIVGRVYKTGGFGFVFPKGSPLVADVSRAILTVTEGDKIMDIERKWFGGDLVCNSQANAIESASVVTWSSLRGVFFITIGLWAIVGIIYAALWFRLRQEEEQVQEAVAELAIEHVHVNGDDSIIWHISRDSHLVIQLRGNPSPSGDGGPEEGAARPEAGHDDVEPPPDVQNLGGPEEQVQAVELPLLPADAASGNVAPLRTAINETEAAENSGRLLLPK from the exons ATGCTAGTGCTTTGTATGTATATAAGGGCACCAAAGGTCGTCGGAGAAGTATCATATCGTCCATGCAAGGAACGAAGAAAGATCATGGTGGTTGGTGGGAACATTATCATCTCCCTCCTCGTGTTGCTGTCCTCTTGGCTCCTCTTCGCCGGCCACGATCAGCCTGCTGGGCTGCTGGGGCGGGCTCAGCggccggacgcggcggcggcggcgtcgagcgtcGTGCATGTCGGAGCGCTGCTGGACCTCGGGTCTGTCGGTGGGAGGGCGTCGCGGGCGTCCATCTCGCTCGCGCTGGAGGATTTCTACGCCTCGCAGCCACCGGGCTCCGGCGCCACGGTGGCGCTGCACGTCGCGGACTGCAAGGACGACGAGATCACAGCCGCTTCGACAG CAATAGACCTCCTGAAGGACTTCAAGGTGCAAGCCATCATTGGGCCAAAGACGTCAATGCAGGCGAGGTTCACCATTGGTATCGGCAATAAGACGAATGTACCCATCTTGTCTTATTCAGCCACTAGTCCCTACTTGTCAGCTAACCAGTCCAAGTATTTTGTTCGCACTGCCCTGGATGATGCCTCTCAAGTTCCTGCAATAGCTTCTCTGATCCAATACTTCAACTGGCGCCAAGTCGTACTTATCTATGAGGACTCTGACTTTGGTAGAGGCATTGTACCCTATCTTGTGGATGCTCTCCAAGACGCTGACGCACACATCCCATACCGAAGCATCATCCCTTCTGTTCCTACTGATGATCAGATAAAGGTGGAGCTTAACAagctaaagactatgcaagcaCGAGTTTTTGTCGTGCATATGTCACCCAACATTGCAGCACGCCTCTTTGTCCTTGCCCATGATGCTGAGATGCTTGCTTATGGTTATGCTTGGATTATAACTGACAGTGTTGGCAACATGTTTAGCACCCTTGATGAAAACATAATCAATTCAATGCAGGGTGTTCTTGGTGTGAGGCCTTACGTTCCACAATCGGACAAGCTCCTCGCATTCCCTGCTCTATTTCTTTCACGGTACAGACAACAGAACCAAGCAATGCCTGACCCAGCAAGtccaaatattttccatctGTGGGCATATGACACAGCATGGGCAATCGCAACGGCCCTAAGGAAGGCTGGACCCCTTACATTGGGCTTGAAATTGCCATCATTGCAGAACAGCAACAACTCGAATGATCTGAGTATGCTTGGTGTATCACAAGATGGGCCGGGACTTATTGATTCCATCCGGACCACCAGGTTCCAAGGCATATCAGGTGAATTTATTCTAGTAGATGGCCAGAGGCAGGGATCAGTATTTGAGATATTTAATGTGATTGGTAATTCATATCAAAGTATTGGGTTCTGGACACCTAATCTTGGTATAACCAAGAAACTGATTACCTCTTCTGATGCAAGTGATAATGTTGGACTGAACATAGTGATTTGGCCTGGTGGTTCAGCACAACCTCCCAAAGGTTGGGAGTGGCCAGTGGCTGGAAAGAAGATGAAGATTGCTGTGCCAGTAAAGCCTGCTCCTAACCCATTCGTGAATGTTAAGAAGAATTTGGCTACTGGGAAATTCTATGTGACTGGATATTGTATAGATATCTTTGAAGCTGTTGTGCAGGAGATGCCGTACGCTGTCCCCTATGAGTATGTTCCTGTTGTGGACCCTAACATAGCCACCAACTTGACGATATCGTACAGTGAGATATGTCACCAGGTTTCCTTGAAG AAATATGACGCGATGGTTGGGGACACCACAATAATCATTAATCGTTCCTCGTACGTGGACTTTACATTACCTTACACTGAATCGGGAGTGCAGATGGTTGTTCCCTTGAAGGAGCGCTGGAGCACGAGCTTGTGGGTTTTTCTGAAGCCTATCGAACCAATCCTATGGGTGGCCTTCTTGGCTGTTTTTGTGTTCACAGGTTTTGTCATATGGCTTGTTGAGCACAAGGAAAACAGAGATTTTGGTGGCAGTGCTGGGAAGCAGCTTGTCAACATTGCTTATTTCAGCTTTCAAGCACTTCTTGCTGTTCCAAAAG ACCCAAAACTGAAGAAATGGTTATCAAAATTTGCACTAATAAACTTGGTGTTGCTGGTTTGGTTGTTGGAGAAACTCTATAGTGCAAGCTTGACCTCCATGGTGACTGCACGACAACTCCAACCAACGGTTGTTGACTTGAATCAACTTATTAGTAATGGAGATTATATTGGTTACCAGGGTGGTTCTTTTGTCAAGGATTTCCTGAAGAGCCGTAAAGTGGAGGAGCACAAACTTAGAAATTACAGAACTACAGATCAGTATGCTGAGGCTTTGATGAAAGGGAGTTGGAATGGTGGTGTTGCAGCAGTATTTGACGAGATTCCATACCTCAAGCTATTTATGTCCAAATACTGTAGGAACCACAGTATTGTTGGTCGTGTTTACAAGACTGGTGGATTTGGCTTT GTCTTCCCCAAGGGCTCTCCGCTCGTTGCCGATGTGTCAAGGGCCATACTGACGGTGACGGAAGGAGACAAGATTATGGACATTGAGAGGAAGTGGTTCGGAGGGGACTTGGTCTGCAACAGCCAGGCGAACGCCATTGAGTCAGCCTCTGTTGTTACCTGGAGCAGTTTAAGAGGAGTGTTCTTCATAACCATTGGTCTATGGGCAATTGTGGGGATCATCTACGCAGCATTGTGGTTCCGACTGAGGCAAGAAGAAGAGCAAGTCCAAGAAGCAGTCGCTGAACTTGCTATTGAGCATGTCCATGTCAACGGAGACGATAGTATCATTTGGCACATCAGCAGAGATAGCCATCTGGTTATTCAGTTGCGTGGTAATCCTTCACCATCTGGAGATGGAGGACCTGAAGAGGGTGCGGCACGGCCAGAAGCAGGACATGACGACGTAGAGCCACCACCGGATGTCCAAAATCTTGGAGGACCAGAGGAGCAGGTGCAGGCTGTGGAGCTCCCATTGCTCCCTGCTGACGCTGCATCAGGAAATGTTGCGCCATTGCGCACCGCGATCAACGAAACTGAAGCTGCAGAAAACAGTGGACGGCTTTTGCTgccgaaatga